A section of the Clostridium omnivorum genome encodes:
- a CDS encoding hemolysin family protein — protein MAGEPDSITLEIILILVLMAINAFFAASEMAIVSLNKAKITHLANEGDKKSITLLKLLEEPSKFLATIQVGITLAGFLASASAATSLSKPLTEALSRANIPGSEEISLVLVTIILSYITLVFGELFPKRVALHNAEAVARFAVNPILVVSKIALPFVKILTLSSNIMLRIFGIKDDSIEEKVSEEEIRMMIDVGEENGVLNQTEKEMIDGIFEFDNTLAKEVMTPRTDVFAIDIDTPIDEIINQVIEEQYSRVPVYEEDIDNVIGILYMKDLFIEMRKKELTIDSIRAMLRPPYFVPMTKNIDSLFRELQSTKNHMAVLIDEYGGFSGIVTIEDLIEEIVGNIFDEYDDIKSEDIKSIDAHTFIVDGIVPINDINETLHVELPSENYDTIGGFVLDLLGSIPKEDEEHIIEYENLIFKIEKVNEKRIEKLKICVN, from the coding sequence ATGGCTGGTGAGCCGGACAGTATAACGCTTGAGATTATTTTGATTTTAGTTTTGATGGCTATTAACGCATTTTTTGCGGCTTCGGAGATGGCTATTGTATCTCTGAATAAGGCTAAAATCACTCATCTTGCCAATGAAGGAGATAAGAAGTCAATTACCTTATTAAAACTTTTAGAAGAACCAAGTAAGTTCTTAGCTACTATACAGGTTGGAATTACCTTGGCAGGGTTTTTAGCCAGTGCATCTGCTGCTACAAGTTTATCAAAGCCTTTAACTGAGGCTTTAAGCAGAGCAAACATACCTGGTAGTGAAGAAATATCCTTGGTACTTGTAACTATTATTCTTTCTTATATAACTTTAGTATTTGGAGAGTTATTTCCTAAGAGAGTAGCGCTGCATAATGCAGAGGCTGTGGCTAGGTTTGCAGTAAATCCAATTTTAGTTGTTTCCAAAATTGCACTGCCCTTTGTTAAAATTCTTACGTTATCTTCAAATATAATGCTCAGAATTTTTGGAATCAAAGATGATAGTATTGAAGAAAAGGTTTCAGAAGAGGAAATAAGAATGATGATTGACGTAGGCGAAGAAAATGGAGTTCTTAATCAGACTGAAAAAGAGATGATAGACGGTATTTTTGAATTCGATAATACACTAGCTAAAGAGGTCATGACTCCAAGAACCGATGTGTTTGCAATAGATATAGACACTCCAATCGATGAGATAATCAACCAAGTTATAGAAGAGCAGTATTCCAGAGTGCCTGTTTATGAAGAGGACATTGATAATGTAATTGGAATCTTATATATGAAAGATTTATTTATTGAAATGAGAAAAAAGGAATTGACCATAGATAGTATAAGGGCTATGCTAAGACCACCTTATTTTGTGCCTATGACAAAGAATATTGATTCCTTGTTTAGGGAACTTCAAAGTACTAAAAACCATATGGCTGTGCTTATTGATGAGTACGGTGGATTCTCTGGTATAGTAACTATAGAAGACTTAATTGAAGAAATAGTAGGAAATATTTTTGATGAATATGACGATATAAAATCTGAAGATATAAAGTCAATTGATGCCCATACTTTTATAGTTGACGGTATAGTACCAATAAATGATATAAATGAAACACTTCATGTGGAGCTGCCTTCAGAAAATTATGATACTATTGGTGGATTTGTTTTAGATCTTCTTGGAAGTATACCAAAAGAAGATGAGGAACACATAATAGAGTATGAAAATTTAATTTTTAAAATTGAAAAGGTAAATGAAAAGAGAATTGAAAAATTAAAAATATGTGTGAACTAG
- a CDS encoding YvrJ family protein gives MDALISLIGNVGFPIAVSIYLLVRIEGKLESLTSSINNLSSTINTMEK, from the coding sequence ATGGATGCTTTAATAAGTTTAATAGGGAATGTGGGATTTCCAATAGCTGTATCTATCTATTTACTTGTAAGAATAGAGGGAAAGCTGGAGAGTCTTACAAGCAGCATTAACAATTTATCTAGCACCATAAATACTATGGAAAAGTAA
- the thiD gene encoding bifunctional hydroxymethylpyrimidine kinase/phosphomethylpyrimidine kinase, with protein sequence MKKVLTIAGSDSCGGAGIQADIKTMSALGVYGMSVITAVTAQNTTGVYDVAELSREMVKAQIECIFEDIEVDAVKIGMVSNAEIIKIIREELLKYKAKNIVVDPVMISKSGYFLLKPEAVSEIKNLIAIADVVTPNIPEAETLVDMKIENEEQMEKAAQKIALMGAKHVLVKGGHRCNDAKDILLSDNNFVVLEGSRINTINTHGTGCTLSSAIASYLALGYRVEEAAKLSKDYITKAIENSFSIGKGVGPVGHFVELYRRAGIENR encoded by the coding sequence ATGAAAAAGGTTTTAACTATTGCTGGTTCTGACAGTTGTGGTGGAGCAGGGATACAAGCAGATATAAAAACCATGAGTGCCCTTGGAGTTTATGGCATGAGTGTAATAACTGCTGTAACTGCACAAAATACTACAGGTGTATATGATGTAGCTGAATTAAGCAGAGAAATGGTGAAGGCTCAAATAGAGTGCATTTTTGAAGATATAGAAGTAGATGCGGTTAAGATAGGAATGGTTTCTAATGCAGAAATCATAAAAATAATAAGAGAAGAGCTTTTAAAATATAAAGCAAAAAATATAGTCGTAGATCCTGTAATGATATCAAAAAGTGGCTACTTTTTATTAAAGCCTGAAGCAGTATCTGAAATTAAAAATCTTATAGCAATTGCGGATGTTGTTACACCTAATATACCTGAGGCTGAAACTTTAGTAGATATGAAAATAGAAAATGAAGAACAAATGGAGAAAGCAGCACAAAAAATAGCTCTTATGGGTGCAAAGCATGTACTTGTTAAGGGAGGACATAGATGTAATGATGCCAAAGATATTTTGCTAAGTGATAATAATTTTGTGGTACTCGAAGGCAGCAGAATAAATACTATAAATACCCACGGAACAGGGTGTACACTATCTTCAGCTATAGCATCCTATTTGGCTCTGGGTTATCGCGTTGAAGAAGCTGCTAAACTATCCAAGGACTATATAACAAAAGCAATAGAAAATTCTTTTTCTATTGGAAAAGGAGTAGGACCTGTAGGTCATTTTGTAGAACTGTATAGAAGGGCAGGAATAGAGAATAGGTAA
- the arcC gene encoding carbamate kinase, which translates to MKIVLALGGNALQADPKDASAESQLRTCRETAKSIVDLIEEGHTISVVHGNGPQVGQILSSVEAGHKSNSANVLFPFDVCGAFSQGYIGYHLQNAIAEELGKRNINKNVGTIVTQVIVDKNDSGFKNPTKPIGSFYSKEEAEVLTEEKGYVMKEDAGRGYRRVVASPKPIDVVEKDIIKGLVDAGTVVISCGGGGIPVILENGEVKGVPAVIDKDFAAEKLAEILDADALVVLTAVDKVCVNFNKPDQKAIDVMSLEEVDKYINEKQFAPGSMLPKVEACKKFVQYNKNKIAIIASLSEAKEALQGTSGTRIVF; encoded by the coding sequence ATGAAAATAGTATTAGCATTAGGAGGAAATGCACTTCAAGCTGACCCAAAGGATGCAAGTGCAGAATCACAATTAAGAACTTGCAGGGAAACTGCAAAATCAATTGTAGATTTAATTGAGGAAGGACATACTATTTCTGTAGTTCATGGAAATGGACCACAGGTAGGACAAATTTTGAGTTCTGTTGAAGCTGGACATAAGTCAAACAGTGCTAATGTTTTATTCCCTTTTGACGTATGTGGTGCATTTTCACAAGGATATATAGGATACCATTTGCAAAATGCAATAGCTGAAGAATTAGGAAAAAGAAATATAAATAAAAATGTGGGTACCATAGTTACCCAAGTTATTGTTGATAAAAATGATTCAGGTTTTAAAAATCCTACAAAGCCTATAGGATCTTTCTACAGTAAGGAAGAAGCAGAAGTATTGACTGAAGAAAAAGGTTATGTAATGAAGGAAGATGCAGGAAGAGGCTATAGAAGAGTAGTTGCATCACCAAAGCCAATTGATGTAGTTGAAAAGGATATCATAAAAGGGCTTGTAGATGCTGGAACAGTAGTAATTTCCTGCGGAGGCGGAGGAATTCCAGTAATACTTGAAAATGGTGAGGTTAAAGGAGTTCCAGCAGTTATAGATAAAGATTTTGCTGCTGAAAAGTTAGCTGAAATACTAGATGCAGATGCTCTAGTTGTATTAACAGCAGTTGATAAAGTTTGTGTAAACTTTAATAAGCCAGATCAAAAGGCTATTGATGTGATGAGTCTTGAAGAAGTTGATAAATATATTAATGAAAAACAATTTGCTCCTGGAAGTATGCTCCCTAAAGTAGAGGCCTGCAAGAAGTTTGTTCAGTACAATAAAAATAAGATTGCTATAATAGCTTCACTTTCAGAGGCAAAGGAAGCATTACAAGGTACTTCCGGCACCAGGATTGTTTTTTAG
- the arcA gene encoding arginine deiminase has product METDRKIRVYNEIGNLKTVLLHRPGGEIENLIPEHLSRLLFDDIPFLKVARSEHDNFAKVLSDNGVEVLYVENLAALAVKDKEVKASFLNEVIAECFVEDKETAKLLKDFLLQLPEKEMIDKVIAGTRKKEIGLSEDNDDYPFIMEPMPNLYFTRDPFASIGSGITLNSMKNNIRRRETIFAKYIFKYHPQFKNSNIPLWYNRDEEFSIEGGDELVLSKDVLAIGHSERTSVEAIKKVAKNLFEANESFKTVLMFDIPKSRAFMHLDTVFTMIDYDKFTVHEGIEGNLKVSAISYDAKNKELLIEEQEDSLERILSKYLEKDITLIRCGGGDRVISRREQWNDGSNTLAIAPGKVITYERNYITNEILDKHNVNVLSIPSGELSRGRGGPRCMSMPLHREEI; this is encoded by the coding sequence ATGGAAACTGATAGAAAAATAAGAGTCTATAATGAAATAGGTAATCTTAAAACTGTACTCCTTCACAGACCAGGAGGGGAAATAGAAAATTTAATTCCAGAGCATTTATCCAGATTATTGTTTGATGATATACCATTTTTGAAGGTTGCAAGAAGTGAACATGATAACTTTGCAAAGGTGCTTTCAGACAATGGAGTAGAAGTACTTTACGTTGAAAATTTAGCGGCTTTAGCTGTTAAGGACAAAGAGGTTAAAGCAAGCTTCTTAAATGAAGTAATAGCAGAATGCTTTGTAGAGGATAAGGAAACAGCAAAGCTATTAAAGGACTTTTTGCTTCAGCTGCCAGAAAAAGAGATGATAGATAAAGTAATAGCTGGTACAAGGAAAAAGGAAATTGGCTTAAGTGAAGATAATGATGATTATCCATTTATTATGGAACCAATGCCAAACCTTTACTTTACAAGAGATCCTTTTGCTTCAATAGGAAGCGGGATAACGTTAAATTCCATGAAGAACAATATTAGAAGAAGAGAAACTATTTTTGCAAAATATATTTTTAAATATCATCCTCAATTTAAAAATTCCAACATCCCACTCTGGTATAATAGAGATGAAGAATTCAGTATAGAGGGTGGAGATGAATTAGTTCTATCTAAGGATGTATTGGCTATTGGGCACAGTGAAAGAACAAGTGTAGAAGCTATTAAAAAAGTAGCTAAAAATCTATTTGAAGCTAATGAAAGCTTTAAGACAGTGCTTATGTTTGATATACCAAAGTCAAGAGCATTCATGCATCTTGATACAGTATTTACAATGATTGATTATGATAAATTTACTGTACATGAAGGTATAGAAGGTAATTTAAAGGTAAGTGCTATAAGCTATGATGCTAAAAATAAGGAATTATTAATAGAAGAACAAGAAGATAGCCTAGAAAGAATTCTTTCAAAATATTTAGAGAAGGATATTACCTTAATCAGATGCGGCGGTGGAGATAGAGTAATATCAAGAAGAGAACAATGGAATGACGGGTCCAACACTCTTGCAATAGCTCCTGGAAAAGTTATAACTTATGAGAGGAATTACATTACTAATGAAATTTTAGATAAACATAATGTAAATGTATTATCCATACCTTCAGGTGAACTTAGCAGAGGAAGAGGCGGCCCAAGATGTATGTCCATGCCACTGCATAGAGAAGAAATATAA
- the argF gene encoding ornithine carbamoyltransferase → MYNLRNRSFLTLLDYSPKEVEFLLDLSSELKKAKYAGTEQQKLKGKNIVLLFEKDSTRTRCSFEVAALDQGAHVTYLGPSGSQMGKKESIADTARVLGRMYDGIEYRGFSQKTVEDLAKYSGVPVWNGLTDADHPTQVLADFLTAKEHLNKPYNKMVFVYSGDGRNNVANALMIGAAKVGMDFRIIAPKSLFPTEELLQKCREAAKETGAKITVTDNIAEGVKGADVIYTDVWVSMGEPDEVWAERIKLLKPYQVNMEMLNMTGNPNVLFEHCLPAFHDLKTKVGMDIYEKFGLKEMEVTDEVFESKHSVVFDEAENRMHTIKAVMVATLGA, encoded by the coding sequence ATGTACAATTTAAGAAACAGAAGCTTTTTAACTCTTTTAGACTACAGCCCAAAGGAAGTAGAATTTCTACTAGACTTATCATCAGAATTAAAAAAGGCAAAATATGCTGGAACTGAACAACAAAAATTAAAGGGAAAGAATATAGTTCTACTATTTGAAAAAGACTCAACTAGAACAAGATGTTCTTTTGAAGTAGCAGCATTAGATCAAGGTGCTCATGTTACATATCTTGGACCATCAGGAAGCCAAATGGGTAAAAAGGAATCTATAGCAGATACAGCTAGAGTACTTGGAAGAATGTATGATGGTATCGAATATAGAGGATTTTCTCAAAAGACAGTTGAAGATTTAGCTAAGTATTCAGGAGTACCAGTATGGAATGGTTTAACAGATGCTGACCATCCAACTCAAGTTCTTGCTGACTTTTTAACTGCTAAAGAACATTTAAATAAGCCATATAACAAAATGGTATTTGTATATTCAGGAGATGGAAGAAATAACGTTGCTAATGCATTAATGATAGGTGCAGCTAAGGTTGGTATGGACTTTAGAATAATTGCTCCAAAGTCATTATTCCCAACTGAAGAGCTGCTTCAAAAGTGCAGAGAAGCCGCTAAGGAAACAGGAGCAAAGATAACTGTAACTGACAATATAGCAGAAGGCGTTAAGGGAGCAGATGTAATTTACACAGACGTTTGGGTATCCATGGGAGAACCAGACGAAGTTTGGGCAGAAAGAATAAAACTATTAAAGCCATATCAAGTTAATATGGAAATGTTAAATATGACTGGAAACCCAAATGTTCTATTTGAGCACTGCTTACCAGCATTCCATGATTTAAAAACAAAAGTAGGTATGGATATCTACGAGAAGTTTGGATTAAAAGAAATGGAAGTTACTGATGAAGTATTTGAAAGCAAGCATTCTGTAGTATTTGATGAAGCTGAAAATAGAATGCATACTATAAAAGCTGTTATGGTAGCAACATTAGGAGCATAA
- a CDS encoding amidohydrolase, translated as MQYLLLKNCILTDTDSGREDKKDILIEGNKIKQIKASIDFEGENLRVVDVRENRVMPGLIDCHTHMGIIEEGTGKLGLDNNETSGPVTPHIRALDAVNPLDMAFPDAVRSGVTCVMCTPGSNNAIGGQNLTMKTYGNIIDKMVIQNPLGIKIAFGEDPMGTYGTKDKCPVTRMGVAALIRETFMRAQDYMVNKEQGKILERDMKLEAIIPVLKGQLYVRAHAHRADDIVTAIRIAEEFNIQKLVIEHGTEANKVSEYLVEKKVPVAFGPMLTPRIKMELISRDYSAALHLVEAGVKIALMTDHPYNSIDQLRAVAILAVSEGLKCTDGIKAITSWPSEILGLQDRLGKIKEGYDADIAVYTGNPMDIMSRVILTIIDGNLVYINDRHKHKVNISEEK; from the coding sequence ATGCAGTACCTACTATTGAAGAACTGTATTTTAACAGATACAGATAGCGGGAGAGAAGACAAAAAGGATATTCTAATTGAAGGTAATAAAATTAAGCAGATAAAAGCAAGTATAGATTTTGAAGGTGAAAATTTAAGAGTTGTTGATGTCAGAGAAAATAGAGTTATGCCTGGTCTTATAGATTGTCATACTCATATGGGAATTATTGAAGAAGGTACTGGAAAATTAGGTCTAGATAATAATGAGACCTCTGGGCCCGTGACTCCTCACATAAGAGCACTAGATGCAGTAAACCCCTTGGATATGGCTTTTCCGGATGCAGTAAGATCGGGGGTTACCTGCGTTATGTGTACTCCAGGCAGTAATAACGCTATTGGAGGGCAGAATCTTACTATGAAAACCTATGGAAATATTATTGATAAAATGGTAATTCAAAATCCCTTAGGGATTAAAATTGCCTTTGGAGAAGATCCTATGGGCACCTATGGAACTAAGGATAAATGTCCAGTAACTAGAATGGGAGTTGCAGCTCTTATAAGGGAAACCTTTATGAGAGCTCAAGATTATATGGTGAATAAAGAACAGGGAAAAATTTTGGAAAGGGATATGAAGCTTGAAGCAATTATTCCCGTTTTGAAAGGCCAACTCTATGTGCGAGCTCATGCACATAGAGCAGATGATATTGTGACTGCTATAAGGATAGCAGAGGAATTTAACATACAGAAGCTGGTTATTGAGCATGGTACGGAGGCAAATAAGGTAAGTGAATATCTTGTAGAGAAAAAAGTACCTGTAGCTTTTGGCCCTATGCTAACTCCAAGAATAAAAATGGAGCTCATATCCAGAGATTACAGTGCTGCACTGCATTTAGTTGAGGCTGGAGTAAAAATTGCCTTGATGACGGATCACCCTTATAACTCTATTGATCAGCTTAGGGCAGTAGCTATTCTGGCTGTATCTGAAGGACTTAAATGTACTGATGGTATTAAGGCAATAACAAGCTGGCCCTCAGAAATATTAGGTCTGCAGGATAGGCTGGGGAAAATTAAAGAAGGATATGATGCGGATATAGCTGTATATACTGGAAATCCAATGGATATAATGTCTAGGGTAATATTAACTATTATTGATGGAAATTTAGTTTATATTAATGACAGGCATAAGCATAAAGTGAATATAAGTGAAGAAAAATAA
- a CDS encoding methyl-accepting chemotaxis protein codes for MNKKMKLGSQIIIIMFIAVLIPTLAISGINFYREKGTVENTFSVSTADNVNRVSEVIKGIAKSNIESIDMLSKDPNALAILNNPDSEQWLKKSFQSFLDTHKDVVSAYYGVKDGKMMLMPEQKLPDGYDPRQRDWYKEAVDKKGQAIITAPYEDAAEKGKYIVTFAKAVPDEKSGDIIGVVAIDVKLSTLSESIASMKIGQDGYVALLDPSGKVIAHKNKDLLNKDSKSETWIDSVISNKEGKGKVAIGNQNMIYSVMQDKATEWKIVGLVPEKELLDQVAHSRNLSLMIGLISLALAALTGYIFSNSIVKPLKKIVVVLDRIKQGDFTVKVAEDKKMSHELAVITEATNGMINDIVNMMQSVTATSSKIRESSQSLAAITEESNAIGDEVSRAVQEIANGATNQASSLEDSAEAVGMLGEEVNKAMDDSKDMVKASFEVKEHTENGMKLVQNLTTTFEQTSQANLELAKEVEILSQNSNKISSITDTITEITEQTNLLALNASIEAARAGEAGRGFAVVADEVRKLAEQSSVSASEINTVIIEIKNSIAAVLQRIEMNKSLNAKTVESMDVTSSSFESIENAIKTLEVNINKVNGALEQINLNKNTVVGKIDEIATVSQETAASTEEVSASSEEQLAGLHEVTASAEALSNLAEELDTLVSKFKI; via the coding sequence ATGAATAAAAAGATGAAATTGGGAAGTCAGATTATTATAATAATGTTTATAGCTGTACTTATTCCAACATTGGCTATTTCGGGTATAAACTTTTATAGGGAAAAGGGAACCGTGGAGAATACCTTTTCTGTATCGACAGCAGATAATGTTAACAGAGTTTCAGAGGTAATAAAGGGTATAGCTAAAAGTAATATAGAATCTATTGATATGTTATCAAAGGATCCTAATGCTTTAGCAATATTAAATAATCCAGATAGTGAACAGTGGCTTAAAAAGTCCTTCCAATCATTTTTGGATACTCATAAGGATGTAGTTAGTGCATATTATGGTGTAAAAGACGGCAAGATGATGCTAATGCCAGAACAAAAGCTTCCAGATGGGTATGATCCTAGACAGAGGGATTGGTATAAAGAAGCAGTAGATAAAAAAGGACAAGCAATTATTACTGCGCCTTATGAAGATGCTGCAGAAAAAGGAAAGTATATTGTTACTTTTGCTAAGGCAGTGCCAGATGAAAAGAGCGGGGATATCATAGGTGTTGTAGCAATAGACGTAAAGCTTAGTACATTATCAGAGTCCATAGCATCCATGAAGATAGGACAAGACGGCTATGTAGCATTGCTTGATCCAAGTGGTAAGGTTATAGCACATAAGAATAAGGATTTATTAAATAAAGATTCTAAGAGTGAAACATGGATTGATAGTGTTATATCAAACAAAGAGGGCAAAGGAAAAGTTGCTATTGGAAACCAAAATATGATTTATAGTGTAATGCAGGACAAGGCTACTGAATGGAAGATAGTTGGACTTGTTCCAGAAAAAGAGCTTCTTGATCAGGTAGCTCACAGCAGAAATTTATCATTGATGATTGGGCTTATTTCATTAGCATTGGCTGCTCTAACAGGGTATATCTTTTCTAATAGCATTGTGAAGCCATTGAAGAAGATTGTAGTTGTACTTGATAGAATTAAACAGGGTGATTTTACAGTTAAGGTAGCAGAGGATAAGAAAATGAGCCATGAGCTTGCGGTTATTACTGAAGCTACAAATGGCATGATTAATGATATAGTTAACATGATGCAAAGTGTAACAGCCACTTCTTCAAAGATTAGGGAGTCATCACAATCACTAGCAGCTATAACTGAAGAATCTAATGCCATAGGTGATGAAGTATCAAGAGCCGTTCAGGAGATTGCAAATGGTGCTACAAACCAAGCTTCAAGTTTGGAAGATAGTGCTGAGGCTGTAGGCATGCTTGGAGAAGAAGTTAATAAAGCCATGGATGATTCAAAGGATATGGTTAAGGCTTCATTTGAGGTAAAAGAGCATACTGAAAATGGTATGAAGCTAGTTCAGAACTTAACTACTACTTTTGAACAGACTTCTCAGGCTAATTTGGAATTAGCTAAGGAAGTTGAAATACTTTCCCAAAATTCTAATAAGATTAGTTCCATAACAGATACAATAACTGAGATTACTGAACAGACAAACTTACTTGCTCTTAATGCCAGCATAGAAGCTGCAAGAGCAGGAGAGGCAGGCAGAGGCTTTGCTGTAGTTGCTGATGAGGTAAGAAAGCTTGCTGAACAATCTTCAGTTTCTGCTTCAGAAATCAATACAGTGATTATAGAAATTAAAAATAGCATAGCTGCAGTACTTCAAAGGATAGAAATGAATAAGTCCTTAAATGCTAAGACAGTAGAAAGCATGGATGTAACAAGCTCTAGCTTTGAAAGCATTGAAAATGCAATAAAAACACTTGAAGTAAATATAAACAAGGTTAATGGTGCATTAGAACAAATTAATTTAAATAAAAATACTGTTGTTGGAAAGATAGATGAAATTGCTACAGTATCCCAGGAAACAGCAGCATCAACTGAGGAAGTAAGTGCTTCATCTGAAGAGCAACTAGCAGGACTACATGAGGTTACAGCTTCTGCTGAAGCTCTAAGTAACTTGGCTGAAGAATTAGATACACTAGTAAGTAAATTTAAAATATAG
- a CDS encoding nitrous oxide-stimulated promoter family protein, whose translation MKENDRIHREKATIEEMITLYCKDKHSEEELCEDCKELLDYADKRLSSCKFGIDKPVCGKCTVHCYKPAMRVKVQNVMKYSGPRMIFYHPKLAVRHFMDSLVKKKVTNL comes from the coding sequence ATGAAAGAGAATGATAGAATACATAGAGAAAAAGCAACTATAGAGGAAATGATAACGCTATATTGTAAAGATAAACATTCAGAAGAGGAATTGTGTGAAGACTGCAAAGAGCTTTTGGATTATGCTGATAAGAGACTAAGCAGCTGTAAGTTCGGTATAGACAAACCAGTGTGTGGAAAGTGTACGGTACACTGTTATAAGCCAGCTATGAGAGTAAAAGTTCAAAATGTAATGAAGTATTCTGGGCCTAGAATGATATTCTATCATCCTAAATTAGCTGTAAGGCATTTTATGGATTCATTAGTTAAAAAAAAGGTGACAAATTTATAA
- a CDS encoding arsenate reductase family protein yields the protein MNIQIFGVSKCFDTKKAERYFKERRIKYQLIDLLQKGMSKGELQSVKSAVGLKDLINSSSKEYEKLNIAHIMSDQIKEELLLNNPKLFKTPVVRNGKQATVGYQPEVWKAWE from the coding sequence GTGAATATTCAAATTTTTGGTGTGAGCAAGTGCTTTGATACAAAAAAGGCAGAAAGATATTTTAAAGAGAGAAGAATAAAATATCAATTAATTGATTTGCTGCAAAAGGGAATGAGCAAAGGAGAGCTTCAAAGTGTTAAAAGCGCTGTGGGACTTAAAGATTTAATAAATAGCTCTTCTAAAGAGTACGAAAAACTCAATATAGCACACATAATGAGTGATCAAATAAAAGAAGAGCTGCTTCTAAATAATCCAAAGCTTTTCAAAACTCCTGTAGTGAGGAATGGAAAGCAGGCAACCGTAGGCTATCAGCCGGAAGTTTGGAAGGCTTGGGAGTAA
- a CDS encoding RNA polymerase sigma factor — translation MIEESIIEKAKEGDKQAFRTIFHYYEQKVFSTAYFIMKDRQHAEDVVQEVFLKVYLKIHKLQNNKVFEIWLYRITVNLCSSFFRKLNKFSTSSIDEKIMVEDFLISEKFSLPDNILIRKEFQEKVMEVVYSLPVKHRTVITLYYYNNMSIKEISNIMGCSEGTVKSRLFYGKKELKKAFDMEEEDKEDAIYEF, via the coding sequence TTGATTGAGGAAAGTATTATAGAAAAAGCTAAGGAAGGGGATAAACAAGCATTTAGAACTATCTTTCATTATTATGAGCAAAAGGTTTTTAGTACTGCCTATTTCATAATGAAGGATAGACAGCATGCTGAAGATGTAGTTCAAGAGGTTTTTCTAAAAGTATATTTAAAAATACATAAGCTGCAGAATAACAAGGTGTTTGAAATTTGGCTTTATAGAATTACGGTTAATTTATGTTCCTCTTTTTTTAGAAAGCTAAATAAGTTCAGCACTTCATCTATAGATGAAAAGATAATGGTAGAGGACTTTTTAATAAGTGAAAAGTTCAGCCTCCCAGATAATATACTGATTAGAAAAGAGTTTCAGGAAAAGGTAATGGAGGTGGTTTATTCATTGCCTGTTAAACATAGAACTGTAATAACTCTTTATTACTACAACAATATGAGTATAAAAGAAATAAGCAATATTATGGGATGTTCTGAGGGAACCGTAAAATCAAGACTCTTTTACGGTAAAAAAGAATTGAAGAAGGCATTTGATATGGAAGAAGAAGATAAGGAGGATGCCATATATGAATTTTGA